In Nostoc sphaeroides, the genomic window GCATGGCGTAAAGGAGCTTTGGAATGGTCTTGAATTCTAACTTAACAACCCAGGACAAAGAACGAATCATCAACCCCATTGAGCGGACTACAATCACTCAAGACCTTTCAGAAAACGTCATTTTGACGACGGTTGATGATCTCTACGACTGGGCGCGGCTTTCTAGTCTGTGGCCGTTGTTGTTTGGTACTGCTTGCTGCTTTATTGAGTTTGCAGCTTTAATTGGTTCACGATTTGACTTTGACCGTTTTGGGCTAATTCCCCGTTCTAGCCCCCGCCAAGCCGATTTAATTATTACGGCAGGGACTATTACGATGAAGATGGCTCCCCAACTGGTGCGTCTTTATGAACAAATGCCAGAGCCGAAGTATGTAATTGCGATGGGTGCTTGTACAATTACTGGCGGGATGTTCAGCGTTGATTCCCCCACGGCAGTGCGCGGAGTTGATAAACTGATTCCTGTAGATGTGTATTTGCCTGGTTGTCCTCCCCGTCCAGAAGCAATTATCGACGCAATCATTAAGCTGCGAAAGAAAATCTCCAATGAATCGATGCAAGAGCGGGATAAAATTAAGCAAACCCACCGCTACTACAGCACGACTCATAACCTGAAGCCAGTAGAGCAAATCTTAACTGGTAAGTATTTGCAGTCAGAAACTCGCTATGCACCACCGAAGGAATTGACGGAAGCGATTGGTATGCCAATACCACCTGCATTACTGACAGAAAAGGCGCAAAAGGAGGAACAAACCCGTGGCTGAAGAAGAATCTAAACCAGTACCAGCAGCGAAAGAAGAAGCATTGGTACAAGCGGGTAAAATTTCCCAGTGGTTGACGGAAAATGGCTTTGACCATGAGTTTTTAGCACCAGATAAGAATGGTGTAGAGATAATTAAGGTGGCGGCAGATTTCTTGCTTCCTACCGCTACAGCCCTTTATGCTTATGGGTTTAATTATCTCCAGTTTCAAGGTGGTGTTGACCTTGGGCCAGGACAGGAGTTTGTAAGTGTGTATCACTTGATTAAAGTTGGTGATAATAGCGATCGCCCTGAAGAAGTGCGGGTTAAGGTGTTCTTACCACGGGAAAATCCTGTAGTGCCTTCTGTGTACTGGATTTGGAAGACCGCAGATTGGCAAGAGCGCGAGTCTTACGATATGTACGGCATTATCTACGAAGGACACCCAAATCTCAAGCGGATTTTGATGCCGGAAGATTGGGTGGGTTGGCCTTTGCGGAAGGATTACATCTCGCCTGATTTTTATGAGTTGCAGGACGCTTATTAGAGATTGCTGAATAGAGAGGCGATGAATCGCTGAATAGAGACGCGATGAATCGCGTCTGTACAAGATAGTGCTGAGTTTCGGCAGTGATTAACCCCTTTCCGGTGGCGGAGAGGGGTTATGTTTTTGGCGTTTCATGTCAAGTTGGTTGACAAAATTTCCTGTAATTCATTGACTGTATTTACAGTTTTAATTGCCTGTTGAATTGTTTTT contains:
- the ndhK gene encoding photosynthetic/respiratory NAD(P)H-quinone oxidoreductase subunit K, giving the protein MVLNSNLTTQDKERIINPIERTTITQDLSENVILTTVDDLYDWARLSSLWPLLFGTACCFIEFAALIGSRFDFDRFGLIPRSSPRQADLIITAGTITMKMAPQLVRLYEQMPEPKYVIAMGACTITGGMFSVDSPTAVRGVDKLIPVDVYLPGCPPRPEAIIDAIIKLRKKISNESMQERDKIKQTHRYYSTTHNLKPVEQILTGKYLQSETRYAPPKELTEAIGMPIPPALLTEKAQKEEQTRG
- a CDS encoding NAD(P)H-quinone oxidoreductase subunit J produces the protein MAEEESKPVPAAKEEALVQAGKISQWLTENGFDHEFLAPDKNGVEIIKVAADFLLPTATALYAYGFNYLQFQGGVDLGPGQEFVSVYHLIKVGDNSDRPEEVRVKVFLPRENPVVPSVYWIWKTADWQERESYDMYGIIYEGHPNLKRILMPEDWVGWPLRKDYISPDFYELQDAY